A stretch of Eleutherodactylus coqui strain aEleCoq1 chromosome 2, aEleCoq1.hap1, whole genome shotgun sequence DNA encodes these proteins:
- the LOC136611475 gene encoding uncharacterized protein: MIREELQASMASLPQAQPGPSRVPKRPRQTESASSISGESLELLSEGELEDPPVPIEDEKKYYFSSSDIAHLIKAVRETMQIEEDNPPRTIQDEMFGGLRSRRKIMFPVNQTLQQVITDEWQEPEKRITVPKEIRNRLAFATEDVRLYRETPKVDIQIAKVAKKTLLPFEDTSQLSDPMDKKIDGLMKKAWEATSLTIEANIASTSVARSMALWLNRLEASIKDRAPREELASCLPLLKMATAFLADASAETVRYGAKTGVLSNSARRALWLKTWAADITSKNKLCAIPFQGEYMFGPVLDKILEKVGDKSKTLPDRQPFRKPSFPKRMRQPPPEVKGKGKTGRWSYPKGGRGGNATPAPATTGNRDTPLGGIQRAVPLSDPLKRVHKRRCRLPEQTEHPSRRMGTESASLRPTNLPVGRTADRPVRHEEKFKVPGLLLAEPQRQSTRGRRPVPKLGHGPSLRLSSLPTDPPHPQENPNQPGVSHTSCPYVGQKALVSPAKSLGDPGSIPTTSRRRSSPPGPTNIPRGREIEASSMDAESMILRGKGLSHNVITTLTKSRKPITIAIYDRIWKKFTEFCKIEPGKIPGIDIPVILEFLQAGLEKGLSPRTLKVHTAALGSYLDFPLAEHRWVRRFLKGAERLRPFVRETFPTWDLNIVLTSFCQSPFEPLSQLSLRLLTLKVTLLVAITSARRIGELQALQCIEPYMVIQDDRITFKLDPAFLPKVVSKFHREQTITLPSFCQNPRNEKEREFHNLDVRRAVLAYLEATRSFRKNNNLFIQFQGPAKGKTATKSTIARWIKTAIQEAYKARGLDPPGKIRAHSTRSLSSSWAEKGQASAEQICKAATWSSIHTFTRHYRVNVQSDKDLSYGRKVLQAVVPP, encoded by the exons atgataagggaagagctgcaggcttccatggcgtcccttccccaggcccagccaggtccgtcacgggtccctaaaagacctagacagaccgagtcggcgagttcgatctccggtgaatcgctggagctcctgtccgaaggggaattagaggacccaccagttcccatagaagacgagaagaaatattacttctcatcaagcgacattgcgcacctcatcaaggcggtgagggaaacaatgcaaattgaggaagataacccgccgagaacaatccaggatgagatgtttggcggcctccgatctagaagaaagatcatgttcccagtcaaccagacgctgcagcaagtgatcacagatgaatggcaggaaccggaaaaaaggatcactgttccaaaagagatccgaaaccggctcgcattcgctaccgaggacgtccgcctgtacagggaaacccccaaggtggacatccagatcgcaaaagtggccaagaagaccctcttgcccttcgaggacacctcccagctatccgatccgatggataaaaaaatcgacggattaatgaagaaagcctgggaggcaacatccctcaccatcgaggctaacatagcctcaacctcagtggctagatccatggcgctctggctaaacaggctagaagcctccataaaggatcgggcccccagagaggagttggccagctgtctccccctcttaaaaatggctaccgccttcctggctgacgcatcagcggaaacggtaagatacggggcaaaaaccggagtcctcagcaactcagcgagaagggcactatggctgaagacttgggccgcagacattacatccaaaaataagctctgcgccatccccttccaaggggaatatatgtttgggcccgtcctggacaaaatcctggaaaaagtcggcgacaagagtaaaaccctgcctgacagacaacctttcaggaaaccatccttcccgaagaggatgcgccagcctcctcccgaagttaaagggaaagggaagactggaagatggtcgtaccccaagggaggtcggg gggggaacgcgacacccgcacctgcaacgactggcaacagagatactccgctgggcggaatccaacgtgctgtccctctcagcgatccacttaaaagggtccacaaacgtcgctgccgacttcctgagcagacagagcatccatccaggagaatggggactgaatcagcgagtcttcgaccaactaatctgccagtggggagaaccgcagatagacctgttcgccacgaagagaaattcaaagtgccaggacttttactcgctgaaccccagagacaatccacgcggggtagacgccctgtcccaaagctgggacatggacctagcctacgcctttcctcccttcccactgatcccccgcaccctcaggaaaatccaaaccagccgggcgtcagtcatactagttgcccctatgtgggacaaaaggccctggtatcccctgctaaaagccttggcgatccagggtccattcctactaccagccgtagaagatcttctcctccagggcccactaacatacccaggggtcgagaaattgaagctagcagcatggatgctgaaagcatgatactgcgtgggaagggactctcccataatgtaattactaccctaacaaaaagccgtaaacctatcacgatagccatctacgataggatatggaaaaaattcacagagttctgtaaaatagagccagggaaaatcccaggaattgacattcccgtaatcctggaatttttgcaggcaggcctagaaaaaggccttagtcctagaacccttaaagtccatacagcagcactagggtcctatctagattttcccttggcagaacaccgctgggtgcgtaggtttctcaaaggggcagaacggcttcgaccctttgttagagaaacctttcctacctgggacctaaatatagtcttaactagcttttgccaatcccccttcgaacccctctcacaactctccttgaggctgctcacactaaaagttacccttttagttgccataacatcggctcggagaataggggaattgcaagcattacaatgtattgaaccatacatggtaatacaagacgacaggattaccttcaaactagacccagccttccttccgaaggtagtgtcaaaatttcatagggagcagacgatcactctgccctccttctgtcaaaatccccgtaacgagaaagagagagaatttcataacctagacgttaggagagctgttctagcgtacctagaggccacccgctctttccgtaaaaataataacctcttcattcaatttcaggggccggcaaaaggaaagacggcaactaagagcaccatcgcgaggtggatcaagaccgccatccaagaggcatataaagccaggggtctcgaccctccgggaaaaattagagctcactccactcgctctctttcctcctcttgggcagaaaaaggccaggcgtctgccgagcagatctgcaaggcggcgacctggtcgagtatacatacatttacccgacattacagggttaacgtccagtcggacaaagacctgagttacggacgtaaagtccttcaggcagtagtcccaccctag